A section of the Chitinispirillales bacterium genome encodes:
- a CDS encoding cell division FtsZ family protein, with protein MKMDFSRMDIEPTLNDEKTKNAAPIAAKNNASQDEWVDELGDMDFVPPTVNTIVFSVGNAGGNILKYMGTSNICKNVKYVIADTDYAALKTKEMPNCKRILLGEKTCKGFGAGMHPEIANQAALETEEKIRSVFKDVKLVLLIAGEGGGTGTGASPVIARIAKEEGAIVIAMVTKPFGFEGKKVMTRAINGINELKKEVDAIEVIDNNKVNAVAEENTPAIYKFRKIDEFHGNMIAGFINVIKDTSTINLDFNDVKMMLDECKGNMFIGVGESMYKIPEKNSEWDYGEKAMMEAVERAISCPLIDGVNLSNAKGIMALYRVGEDISLEVLEKAQNRVNTATDEENANIIYGINFDKEMNGKIEVLLIIAGLEEYNAERHGDEKIVEHITCSGYGTAIGMFPTFDNVKSTVDIENDDKGFNSEPQTQTIIAGQPQQTEETKLQGPGGRTTTILGLGNTKNCTKNHIPSIHGFDEIPQFLRKQCQ; from the coding sequence ATGAAGATGGATTTTTCACGGATGGACATTGAGCCGACACTCAATGATGAAAAAACAAAAAACGCCGCTCCGATTGCAGCGAAAAACAATGCTTCTCAAGATGAGTGGGTTGACGAATTAGGCGATATGGATTTCGTCCCTCCTACCGTAAACACAATCGTATTTTCCGTTGGAAATGCAGGAGGTAACATTTTAAAGTATATGGGAACGAGCAATATCTGCAAAAACGTAAAATACGTCATCGCCGATACCGATTATGCCGCTCTTAAAACAAAAGAAATGCCTAACTGTAAAAGAATATTGCTTGGTGAAAAAACCTGCAAAGGTTTCGGAGCCGGAATGCATCCGGAAATAGCCAATCAAGCGGCGCTTGAAACCGAAGAAAAAATAAGGAGCGTATTCAAAGACGTAAAATTGGTATTGTTAATAGCCGGCGAAGGAGGCGGAACCGGTACCGGAGCATCCCCTGTTATCGCAAGAATTGCTAAGGAAGAAGGCGCAATAGTCATAGCGATGGTTACAAAGCCGTTTGGATTTGAAGGAAAAAAAGTTATGACCAGAGCGATTAACGGAATAAACGAATTGAAGAAAGAAGTCGATGCCATAGAAGTCATAGATAACAACAAAGTAAACGCCGTTGCGGAAGAAAATACTCCGGCAATATACAAATTCAGAAAAATCGACGAATTTCACGGAAATATGATCGCCGGATTCATTAATGTAATAAAGGATACTTCGACGATAAACCTTGATTTTAACGATGTAAAAATGATGCTTGACGAATGCAAAGGAAACATGTTTATAGGAGTTGGCGAATCTATGTACAAAATTCCTGAAAAAAATTCGGAATGGGATTACGGCGAAAAAGCTATGATGGAAGCGGTAGAAAGAGCAATATCGTGCCCGTTAATAGACGGGGTGAATTTGTCTAACGCCAAAGGGATAATGGCTTTGTATCGCGTAGGCGAAGATATTTCTTTAGAAGTTTTGGAAAAAGCTCAAAACAGAGTTAATACCGCTACGGACGAAGAAAACGCCAACATAATCTACGGAATAAATTTCGACAAGGAAATGAACGGGAAAATAGAAGTATTGCTTATAATAGCAGGATTAGAAGAGTATAATGCCGAAAGACACGGCGACGAAAAAATTGTAGAACACATTACGTGCAGCGGGTATGGAACCGCAATAGGAATGTTTCCTACCTTTGATAACGTCAAATCGACCGTAGATATTGAGAATGACGACAAAGGTTTTAATTCAGAACCGCAAACTCAAACAATTATCGCCGGACAACCACAACAAACAGAAGAAACAAAACTTCAAGGTCCCGGAGGAAGAACTACCACTATTCTAGGTTTAGGAAATACTAAAAACTGTACGAAAAATCATATTCCGTCCATACACGGATTTGATGAAATACCACAATTTCTGCGCAAACAATGCCAATAA
- the ruvC gene encoding crossover junction endodeoxyribonuclease RuvC → MRILGIDPGSIATGFGVIDIVSSKIRPVEYGVITLNRKEILPIRLCVIFDEIKNVISKNKPDLICVETPFFGKNANSAFVLGQARGVIMLSVGQSDIKFCEYSPTEIKKAVTGNGLATKEQVEYMVKTITGICEEKIKSDAYDAIACAICGYNNYSFTSYGF, encoded by the coding sequence GTGAGAATTCTCGGAATAGACCCTGGATCAATAGCGACCGGATTTGGAGTGATAGACATAGTTTCATCAAAAATCCGTCCGGTCGAATACGGAGTTATTACTCTTAATAGGAAAGAAATTCTTCCTATTCGTTTGTGTGTAATTTTTGACGAAATAAAAAACGTTATAAGTAAAAATAAGCCGGATTTAATTTGTGTGGAAACGCCGTTTTTCGGGAAAAACGCAAATTCTGCATTTGTTTTGGGACAGGCAAGGGGAGTTATTATGCTGTCCGTCGGGCAAAGCGACATAAAATTTTGCGAATATTCTCCTACCGAGATAAAAAAAGCTGTAACGGGAAACGGGCTTGCAACAAAAGAACAAGTGGAATATATGGTAAAAACGATTACCGGAATTTGTGAAGAAAAGATAAAAAGCGACGCTTATGACGCTATTGCATGCGCCATTTGCGGATATAACAATTATTCGTTTACTTCTTACGGTTTTTAA
- a CDS encoding FtsQ-type POTRA domain-containing protein: MAKKIIGPKTQKMIIEQKREKSKIINKFLFYICIVMGISAVFLQIYPKICKKTKSFVTIYNYTVKGMENMDSVEIINCIELDENSNFFNIHTDSITRKIERIKCVEKAKVSVNPFSNSLDIKIIQRVPSFIVNIENELYWADKNGFLWKNPKLHKTDGYCLIVGLESHKDEIGNKITKNDMERLQKTYSRIKGKANSNNIKAISFKENDIIEFAASNISVPIVRLNATLRYGMDEIIKFEDILRKNGRPPVKYFDIYENAIFAK, translated from the coding sequence ATGGCTAAAAAGATAATCGGACCTAAAACCCAAAAAATGATAATAGAACAAAAGAGGGAAAAAAGTAAAATTATAAATAAATTTCTTTTCTATATTTGCATCGTAATGGGTATTAGCGCCGTTTTTTTGCAAATTTATCCCAAAATCTGCAAAAAAACAAAATCTTTTGTGACTATATATAATTATACCGTTAAAGGAATGGAAAATATGGACTCCGTTGAAATTATAAATTGTATAGAACTTGACGAAAATTCAAATTTCTTCAATATTCATACAGATTCAATCACACGTAAAATAGAAAGAATTAAATGCGTTGAAAAGGCAAAAGTCAGTGTGAATCCATTTTCAAATTCATTAGACATAAAAATAATACAAAGAGTGCCCAGTTTCATTGTCAATATAGAAAATGAATTGTATTGGGCTGACAAGAACGGATTTTTATGGAAAAATCCTAAACTTCACAAAACCGACGGTTATTGTTTGATAGTAGGATTAGAATCTCATAAAGACGAAATAGGAAATAAAATTACAAAAAATGATATGGAAAGATTACAGAAAACATATTCCCGTATTAAAGGAAAAGCAAATTCAAATAATATAAAAGCTATTTCATTCAAAGAAAACGACATTATAGAATTTGCGGCAAGCAATATTTCCGTACCTATCGTCCGCCTTAACGCGACATTACGCTACGGAATGGACGAAATAATAAAATTTGAGGATATTCTGAGAAAAAACGGAAGACCTCCCGTCAAATATTTTGATATTTATGAGAATGCTATATTCGCGAAATAA
- the murC gene encoding UDP-N-acetylmuramate--L-alanine ligase: MINAKKIHFLGIAGSGCSNMAMWLKMRGFDVSGSDISQSDTIQNLQKMGIPVQIGHDPQENMIGNSDLVVFSSAIKENNQELIFAKNTQKTVIKRAKMLAMMTEEAENSIAVSGCAGKTSTTGFLSSVFCAAKKDPSVILGGVFAGKENGMRVGNDKYFLVEADEYDRSFLEMKNIKLAICTGLEAEHLDTYGSFNGVKDGFVKFFTDSMRKDDAIALVYTGSQGVRDIYSRIKCRKISYGFDFDNDYRAIDDEYKNGVLSFCVMKNRKNLGKISLKLIGKHNALNALAAIAAGMETGIPFEEAVKGVENFDGIKKRMEKITEIGGIKIYSDYAHHPSKISATLSAFRQTNPKRIITIFQPHTYTRVRDFAQDFANSLEKDSDFIFLTKIYGARENEIDGISEKSIAKYFEKENYKIVAKQDIAKEYRKIAKSGDIVIFMSAGDLDLEIENFIKEFDNG, from the coding sequence ATGATAAATGCAAAGAAGATACATTTTTTAGGAATTGCGGGAAGCGGATGTTCCAATATGGCTATGTGGCTGAAAATGCGAGGATTTGATGTCTCTGGAAGTGATATTTCTCAATCTGATACGATACAAAACTTGCAAAAAATGGGAATTCCGGTTCAAATCGGACACGATCCGCAAGAAAATATGATTGGAAACAGTGATTTAGTCGTCTTCAGTTCGGCAATAAAAGAAAACAATCAGGAATTAATTTTTGCAAAAAACACCCAAAAAACCGTAATCAAACGAGCGAAAATGTTGGCAATGATGACAGAAGAGGCAGAAAATTCCATCGCTGTTTCCGGATGTGCAGGGAAAACAAGCACAACCGGATTTTTATCTTCTGTCTTTTGCGCGGCAAAAAAAGATCCGTCAGTGATTTTAGGCGGAGTTTTCGCCGGAAAAGAAAATGGAATGCGTGTCGGAAACGATAAATATTTTCTGGTTGAGGCTGACGAATATGACAGAAGTTTTTTAGAAATGAAAAACATTAAACTTGCTATTTGTACCGGATTAGAGGCGGAACATCTTGACACTTACGGCTCTTTCAACGGGGTGAAAGACGGATTTGTGAAATTTTTCACGGACAGTATGCGTAAGGATGACGCGATAGCGCTTGTCTATACCGGCTCACAGGGAGTAAGGGATATTTATTCGAGAATAAAATGCAGAAAAATTTCTTATGGATTCGATTTTGACAATGACTATAGAGCGATTGACGACGAGTATAAAAACGGAGTTTTAAGTTTTTGTGTAATGAAAAACAGAAAAAATCTCGGAAAAATCTCGCTAAAACTAATAGGTAAACATAACGCTTTAAACGCTTTGGCGGCAATCGCAGCAGGAATGGAAACGGGAATTCCTTTTGAAGAAGCGGTAAAAGGCGTGGAAAATTTTGATGGAATAAAAAAAAGAATGGAAAAAATCACAGAAATCGGCGGCATTAAAATCTATTCCGATTACGCGCATCATCCAAGCAAAATTTCTGCGACGCTTTCTGCGTTTAGGCAAACAAATCCAAAACGTATTATAACGATTTTTCAACCGCATACATATACCAGAGTCCGTGATTTTGCTCAAGATTTTGCAAATTCGCTTGAAAAAGACAGTGACTTTATCTTTTTAACGAAAATTTACGGCGCACGGGAAAATGAAATAGACGGGATAAGCGAAAAAAGTATTGCTAAATATTTTGAAAAAGAAAATTATAAAATTGTTGCAAAACAGGATATTGCAAAAGAATACCGGAAAATCGCAAAAAGCGGCGACATTGTTATATTTATGAGCGCTGGCGATCTTGATTTGGAAATTGAAAATTTTATTAAGGAATTCGATAATGGCTAA
- the ftsA gene encoding cell division protein FtsA: MDRYIVAIDIGSETVKTAIANKDDDGILHILGYAVAPTEGFEYGNVKNMDKLKNSIMTSVDEAQQKWGEFIDTSVMPIYYSISGNKITDRNIESDSWPIKNVDSNTGRGSVSSEDIEWHKRHLETSIIPRGQKMISMILQCFAVDENVSIENPIGLSGQSMKAAGHIIIDSESHINDLENAIKKSFFEDFESVTDADIKLIPVASGYASCLAVLTEEQKETGVGLLDIGDSCSDLSVFANKYPIKTYTNYIAGTTVTKDIMSLLGICESEVEKIKKECACANPSKTGSKEYVEIISHDGEKKELKLETLASLVNAPIKELFENIRNTLDCNIDNTTYRKIISNNGIILTGGTANLREIASVAMEVLEVPTKIGKPKAKKINEFPEINEDTSFSTLIGLCIYGTNDFTIAGTIKKKKKSTKFKQNGSKNIAGNFFINLWETLKKIQIS; the protein is encoded by the coding sequence ATGGATAGATATATAGTCGCTATAGACATAGGTTCGGAAACCGTTAAAACCGCTATCGCAAACAAAGATGACGACGGTATTCTACATATATTAGGATATGCTGTCGCACCAACCGAAGGATTTGAATACGGAAACGTCAAAAATATGGACAAACTAAAAAACAGTATAATGACGTCCGTAGACGAAGCGCAGCAAAAATGGGGAGAATTCATAGATACTTCCGTTATGCCTATTTATTATTCGATTTCAGGAAACAAAATTACCGATAGAAATATAGAAAGCGATAGTTGGCCCATTAAAAATGTAGATTCCAATACAGGTAGAGGAAGCGTTTCTTCCGAAGATATAGAATGGCATAAGAGACATCTTGAAACAAGTATAATACCGCGAGGACAAAAGATGATATCTATGATTCTGCAGTGTTTTGCAGTAGATGAAAACGTATCTATAGAAAATCCCATCGGTTTAAGCGGACAATCAATGAAGGCGGCGGGTCATATTATAATAGATTCCGAAAGTCACATAAACGATTTGGAAAACGCTATAAAAAAATCATTTTTTGAAGATTTTGAAAGCGTTACGGATGCTGACATAAAACTGATTCCGGTTGCGTCCGGTTACGCGTCTTGCCTTGCCGTTCTCACGGAAGAACAAAAAGAAACAGGAGTCGGTCTTTTGGATATTGGAGATTCTTGCAGCGATTTATCGGTTTTCGCAAACAAATATCCGATTAAAACATACACCAACTATATCGCCGGAACTACAGTAACAAAAGATATTATGAGTCTTTTGGGAATTTGCGAAAGTGAAGTAGAAAAAATAAAAAAAGAATGCGCTTGTGCAAACCCTTCTAAAACGGGAAGTAAAGAATATGTAGAAATTATTTCTCACGACGGAGAAAAGAAAGAACTTAAATTGGAAACTTTAGCGAGTTTGGTTAACGCTCCTATAAAAGAACTATTTGAAAACATCAGAAATACGCTGGACTGTAACATCGACAACACGACTTACAGAAAAATTATTTCAAATAACGGAATAATTCTTACCGGAGGGACGGCGAATCTACGTGAAATAGCGTCAGTTGCAATGGAAGTATTGGAAGTCCCGACCAAGATCGGAAAACCTAAAGCAAAGAAAATAAACGAATTCCCGGAAATAAACGAAGATACTTCTTTCTCGACTTTAATAGGTTTGTGCATATATGGAACTAACGATTTCACGATTGCCGGAACAATAAAAAAGAAAAAAAAATCGACAAAATTCAAGCAGAACGGCTCAAAAAACATTGCAGGTAATTTTTTTATAAATTTATGGGAAACGTTAAAAAAGATACAGATTTCATAA